The Bacillus sp. SM2101 genome window below encodes:
- a CDS encoding NAD(P)/FAD-dependent oxidoreductase has product MVENDCLIIGGGIAGLQAAIQLGRYNHRITVIDNNQGRSSICRCYHNILGWPHGVSGEKLRQLGKEHAIGLGVCFIKDKIVDVRKQDELFVLIGEKGDSYKAKRVLFATGIVERFPNIPKLVPCLGLTVYVCPDCDGYEVTNKKVIVIGSGNVGASLAITLTYWSENIVYVNHGKETIKQSLLSELSEHHITLANESITEIIVQGEGQFSGVQFGNGEIIMADRGFIGFGGNKVNSDLAYKLGVERMENHHIVTNHRTKETSVKNIWAAGDITIHSEQVTLAMGEGAQAAIWIHKRIFEER; this is encoded by the coding sequence ATGGTGGAAAATGATTGTCTCATTATTGGAGGAGGAATAGCAGGACTTCAAGCAGCAATCCAACTAGGTAGATATAATCATCGTATTACAGTCATTGACAATAACCAAGGGAGGTCTTCAATATGCCGGTGTTACCATAATATATTGGGCTGGCCTCATGGTGTAAGTGGAGAGAAGCTTCGTCAATTAGGTAAAGAGCATGCGATAGGCTTAGGAGTTTGTTTTATCAAAGACAAAATAGTAGATGTAAGGAAGCAGGATGAGCTATTTGTGTTAATCGGTGAAAAGGGGGACTCATATAAAGCAAAAAGAGTGTTGTTTGCAACAGGTATTGTTGAACGGTTCCCCAACATTCCTAAACTTGTACCATGTTTAGGGTTAACGGTTTATGTGTGTCCGGATTGTGATGGATACGAAGTGACAAATAAAAAGGTTATAGTTATAGGTTCGGGAAATGTTGGAGCATCTCTTGCGATAACACTTACATACTGGTCGGAAAATATTGTCTATGTAAACCATGGCAAAGAAACTATCAAACAATCACTATTGAGCGAGCTAAGTGAACATCATATCACATTAGCTAATGAAAGTATTACGGAGATTATAGTACAAGGGGAAGGTCAGTTTTCAGGAGTTCAATTTGGTAACGGAGAAATCATTATGGCTGATCGAGGCTTTATTGGCTTTGGAGGTAATAAAGTGAACAGTGACTTAGCATACAAGCTAGGAGTAGAACGAATGGAGAATCATCATATCGTCACAAATCATCGCACAAAAGAAACAAGTGTTAAAAATATATGGGCTGCAGGTGACATCACTATACATTCTGAACAAGTAACGCTAGCGATGGGGGAGGGTGCCCAAGCAGCTATTTGGATCCATAAACGTATTTTTGAAGAAAGGTGA